CCCTCTCTCACATCCCTCGGGCTTGAGCCCAACCCTCTCTCACATATCGAATGATGCAACCAGGCGAGCGAGAGGGGGAGGCGCCTGTCCGTGCGGTAGCGCGGCGACCAGCAGGGGAGCGTATCGAATCTTGTTGCCGCTGCGTCCGCCGAAAAACCGGCGCAATTGCAGCGTTATGGGTTGGTCCCGCAATGAAGGCTGGCGTTGAAGGAGCTCGAACGACGCGAGCTCGCCCTGGTCTTCGATGACGCTGAGCACGGCTTCAATGCCAAGGCAACGGATGAGTTCGTCCTCCAGATCAGCATCACAGACCTGGAACCCGAGCTCCTCCAATGGGCCGACCCCCAGACCTGCCCTGCTGAGGGCGCGGGCAACTCCCGGAGACTCTGCTGAGTCGCAGAGGCCCACCAACCTGTGACCGGCGCCTTTCGGACCGTAGAGCTCGAGGAAGTGGACTATGCTCGTGGCGCCGCCCATCGGCACCACCGAGATTCTTCGCGCGCCGATGTCATATCCACGGAGGGCGGCCAGTGCCTCGACCGCCAGGCGGTCACTTTCACCCTCTACCAGTACTGTCGTCGACTCCATGGGGACAGTATGCCGGACGCTATGCCGGCCAGTCCGGCTGGACCCCAAACCCAAGTATTGTCAGGCAGCATCGGTGGTGGAGCTAGTTGGCGGGGCTGTGCTTCGCTACATCAGCGGCGTTGGTGGCCGCACTCATCAACACGGCAGCACCGAACATGTGCGCGCCGACCAAGAGAGCCGGAATTCCGTTGTAGTACTGCGTGAAGCCGATGACCGCCTGCAGCAATGTAACGCCGAGCAGAAGGTATGCGGCCGTGCGGAACGGGCCCCCAATCTTGTGACGGACCACCAAGTACACCGCGAACAGTGTTCCTGCCGTGATGAGGTAGGCCGGTACGGCGTGGATATGCGAGAAGAGATCCCAGTCCAGGTCATTTCGCGGAGCGTCTGCATCTCCTGCGTGGGGCCCGGCGCCAGTGACCACAACACCCAGCATCACCGAAAGTGCCGAGAAAACAGCGACAGCCATCATCAGGGGGCGTGCGATGGAGGGGAGCGCCGGAAGGGTGCCGTTCATGAAGCGGCCGGTCCGCCCATAGGCCCGGTTGACCAGCAGTGTGGCAAAGACCACCAGGGCCATTGAGACAAGGAAGTGCAGCCCGACAACCCACGGGTTGAGGCCGGACAGAACGGTAATACCGCCAATGATGGCCTGGGCCGGGATGCTTGCAAGGAGCCCCAGGGCAAGGATGAAGAGGTCGCGACGTTCCTTGCGGAGGTTCCACAAGTACACGAGCATGAGCGCGGCAACGGCCGCGAGGGCGAACGTGAGCAGGCGGTTGCCGAATTCAATGAACCCGTGGATGCCCATCTCCGGTGTATTGACCAGGGAGTCGTTGGTGCAACGGGGCCACGTGGGGCAACCCAGCCCCGAGGCGGTGAGGCGGACGGCACCACCGGTCA
This genomic interval from Paenarthrobacter aurescens TC1 contains the following:
- a CDS encoding putative cytochrome oxidase assembly protein (identified by match to protein family HMM PF02628) produces the protein MSTASRLPKTIQRFTSKLPTEVNKAVRRLALLSLIGQTVLVVTGGAVRLTASGLGCPTWPRCTNDSLVNTPEMGIHGFIEFGNRLLTFALAAVAALMLVYLWNLRKERRDLFILALGLLASIPAQAIIGGITVLSGLNPWVVGLHFLVSMALVVFATLLVNRAYGRTGRFMNGTLPALPSIARPLMMAVAVFSALSVMLGVVVTGAGPHAGDADAPRNDLDWDLFSHIHAVPAYLITAGTLFAVYLVVRHKIGGPFRTAAYLLLGVTLLQAVIGFTQYYNGIPALLVGAHMFGAAVLMSAATNAADVAKHSPAN